TAGTGTCCCTTGAGGCCGGAGCTCGTCACAATGAGCGCTATCCTGTCGTCCCTCTCAAAGTACCCCTCCTCCGCCAGCTTGAGGAGGGCTGGGACTATCACCGCCGAAGCGTACTCCGCGAAGATTCCCTCTCCGGCGAGCAGCCTCTGTCCTAGGTCAAGCTCATCCTCGCCGACCATCACGGCGGTTCCGTCGGTTTCGTGTATGGCCCTGAGCGCGAGCTCCTTCATCACCGGGTTCTTCACGTAGAGTGCCAGCGCCTTGGTTGGTTCCGCCCTTGGTTCGACGCCCAGAACCTCGCTCGCTATAGGGGAGCATTTCTCAGCCTGCACCGCTATGAGTCTGGGCATTTCCTCAATGGCCCCTATCTCCATTAGCTCAACGAACCCCTTGTAGATGCTGTAGAGGTTGCTTCCGCTACCGGTTGGAACCACCACGTGGGTCGGGTTCAGCTCCTCCCACAGCTCGAAGGCGAGCGTTTTCTGCCCTTCCAGGCCGATGAGGTTGCTCTCAGGGGTGACGTTGTAGAGCCCCCTGCCCTCGGCCAGGCCTTCGGCATAGCTTATGCCCTCATCGACGCTCTCACCGTAGCGGATCAACTTGGCACCAAAGGCCACTATCTGGTTCAGCTTACCCTGCTCAACCAGCTTTGGGACGACGGTATAGGCGGGTCTTCCTGCCCGCGCAGCATAGGCCGAAAGGGAAGCGGCGGCGTTTCCGTTGCTTGCCACAACAAAGCCATTCTCGGCGTAGGGCATACCGTAGGAAATGGCCACCGTTACCAGTCTGTCGCGGAATGAGCCGGTTGGATTCCTGGTTTCGTCCTTGATGAAGACGTTCAACCCGAGTTCTTCACCGAGTTTGGCCTTCAGAAGGGGCGTTCCACCCTCGTTCAGGCTGATTACATAGTCCACACCGGGAAGAAGCTCCCGGTACTTCCAGACACCGGGCTTTCTATTTTTCCAGGCGGAAACGTCCACGGATTCGTAGTCGTACGTTATCCTAAGCGGCTCACCACAGGAGCAGGTTGGGGGGATAAGGGAGGAGTAGAGCCTCCCACAGCTAGGACAGCGAACCTGCATCGGCCATCACTCAAACAGTCACTTAAGCCTTATCGCGTCCAGGTTGTTGGGGGCGCGGGTCGAGATTCCGAACTTCTTGTGAATGCTGGTGCTCAGGTCAAGGCACTTGTGGGGCTCTCCGTGAACTGTTATTACCCTCTCAGGCCTCGGCCTCAGGCGAGCGATGTAGCTGATGAGCTCCCTCCTGTCTGCGTGGCCGGAGAAGCCGTCGATGGTGTGAACCTCCATGTTCACCTTGACGACTTCGGTCTTTCCGCCCTCTCCGACCAGCGGAATCTCTCTCAGGCCCCTCTGAACCTGCCTTCCAAGCGTCCCCTCGGCCTGATAGCTGACGAATATCATGCTGTTCTTCGGGTCCGGGGCGAGCTGCTTGAAGTACTCCACGCTGGGCCCGCCGACGAGCATGCCAGAAGTTGCTATGATTATCGCCGGTTCGCCACTATCTATTATGTCCTGCCTCTCGCGCGAGTTTGCGACGCTCTTGAATATCGGGTTCAGGAACGGGTTGTAGCCCTCGTGGAATATCTGCTCGCGCAGGTGCTTGCTGAGGTACTCCGGGTAGGCGGTGTGGATTGCGGTGGCTTCCCATATCATTCCATCGAGGTAGATGGGCACATCTATGCCCCCGACGCGGGCGTACTCTTCAAGGACCATCATTATCTCCTGCGCCCTGCCGACCGCCATGGCAGGGATGAGAACCTTACCCTTCCGCCTGATCGTCTGGTGGATGACCTCTATCAGGCGCTTCTCGGCCTCCTCACGCGGCATCTGGTAGTCGTTGCTTCCTCCGTAGGTGGACTCCATGATGAGGGTCTCA
This genomic interval from Thermococcus sp. contains the following:
- a CDS encoding pyridoxal-phosphate dependent enzyme, which produces MQVRCPSCGRLYSSLIPPTCSCGEPLRITYDYESVDVSAWKNRKPGVWKYRELLPGVDYVISLNEGGTPLLKAKLGEELGLNVFIKDETRNPTGSFRDRLVTVAISYGMPYAENGFVVASNGNAAASLSAYAARAGRPAYTVVPKLVEQGKLNQIVAFGAKLIRYGESVDEGISYAEGLAEGRGLYNVTPESNLIGLEGQKTLAFELWEELNPTHVVVPTGSGSNLYSIYKGFVELMEIGAIEEMPRLIAVQAEKCSPIASEVLGVEPRAEPTKALALYVKNPVMKELALRAIHETDGTAVMVGEDELDLGQRLLAGEGIFAEYASAVIVPALLKLAEEGYFERDDRIALIVTSSGLKGHYSETREKFSIGGTKLDILRLLGERVMYGYEIWEALEKPLKYQAVYQHLRELESLGLIGESHRKGRRVYYRLTDKGRKFLETLSG